From the Blastopirellula marina genome, one window contains:
- a CDS encoding type II and III secretion system protein family protein — MKSLFQLTIQYGGRTAFAAAMAGVFSLMPAVAQAQVAAELPGPRDEQLIEKPSESVLMKESNLIQEVLEPELIFRVEPTRSKILKTKLPMTRVAITSPDIVEINEFSTTEVEVIGLKAGETTMTIWFAAPDGTSTVLRYLVKVAANSEEQRRAEIEYGKLEARLNELFPNSIVQLIPVADKLIVRGQARDAQEAAQIIAVLGGQSVDQGGNLSMGANLGTAAVLPGAEDLRTTSIIDLLQVPGEQQVMLKVRIAELQRTAARNLGFDFKVSGDNYDVAHIIGAGAGNLTAILDGGDVELFLQATSSNGMAKILAEPTLVTISGKSANFIAGGEFAVPTAVGVGGIGAVSTTFRGFGTQLAFTPTVLDKDKIRLQVAPSFSSINSSNSVDGIPGLDIRGVTTTVDLREGQWLAVAGLIQDEQAGSRIRLPGLGDIPLIGAAFGRQTTTREETELVVLVSPELVHPMEVEQLPLFLPGTDVTDPTNKEFFWHQQIEGRPGYDYRSTVWPAMRHQILHENHEILKAQRHSRKASRHYHECEDYYISGPQGFSN, encoded by the coding sequence ATGAAAAGTTTATTCCAACTAACAATTCAGTATGGCGGTCGAACCGCTTTCGCAGCGGCCATGGCAGGGGTCTTTTCCCTGATGCCCGCAGTCGCTCAAGCGCAGGTCGCAGCTGAACTACCAGGCCCGCGAGACGAACAACTTATCGAGAAGCCTAGTGAATCGGTTTTGATGAAAGAATCAAACCTGATCCAAGAGGTCCTCGAGCCGGAACTGATCTTCCGTGTCGAGCCAACCCGATCGAAGATTCTGAAGACGAAGCTTCCGATGACTCGGGTGGCCATCACGAGCCCAGACATCGTGGAAATCAACGAATTCAGCACGACTGAAGTCGAAGTCATTGGCTTGAAGGCCGGTGAAACCACCATGACCATCTGGTTTGCTGCTCCAGATGGAACTTCGACCGTTCTTCGCTACCTGGTAAAAGTAGCGGCAAACAGCGAAGAGCAACGACGTGCCGAAATTGAATACGGTAAGCTTGAAGCTCGTCTCAATGAGCTGTTCCCCAATAGCATCGTTCAACTGATTCCGGTTGCGGATAAGTTGATTGTTCGTGGTCAGGCCCGCGACGCCCAAGAAGCTGCTCAGATTATCGCCGTTCTCGGCGGTCAATCGGTTGACCAGGGGGGTAACCTCTCCATGGGAGCGAACCTGGGTACGGCGGCAGTTCTTCCCGGTGCGGAAGATCTGAGAACCACAAGTATTATTGACTTGCTTCAAGTTCCTGGCGAACAGCAGGTCATGTTAAAGGTTCGGATTGCAGAACTTCAGCGTACCGCTGCTCGAAACCTTGGTTTCGACTTCAAAGTCAGTGGCGATAACTACGACGTGGCCCATATCATTGGTGCCGGTGCTGGTAATCTGACCGCGATTCTGGATGGTGGCGACGTCGAACTGTTCCTGCAGGCGACCAGCAGCAACGGTATGGCGAAAATTCTGGCCGAGCCGACGCTGGTTACGATCAGCGGTAAATCGGCCAATTTCATCGCTGGTGGTGAGTTTGCTGTGCCAACTGCCGTCGGTGTGGGTGGTATTGGTGCCGTATCGACTACCTTCCGAGGTTTCGGTACTCAGCTCGCATTCACCCCGACCGTTCTCGATAAAGACAAGATTCGCCTACAGGTGGCTCCATCGTTCAGCTCGATCAACTCGAGCAACTCGGTGGATGGTATCCCCGGTCTTGATATCCGAGGGGTAACGACTACGGTCGACCTGCGAGAAGGCCAATGGCTTGCAGTTGCTGGTTTGATCCAGGACGAACAGGCCGGCAGCCGAATTCGCCTGCCAGGGCTTGGTGATATTCCTCTGATCGGTGCCGCTTTTGGTCGTCAGACCACGACTCGCGAAGAAACCGAATTGGTGGTTCTGGTCAGTCCCGAATTGGTTCACCCAATGGAAGTCGAACAGCTTCCACTGTTCCTGCCAGGTACGGACGTAACCGATCCAACCAACAAAGAATTCTTCTGGCATCAGCAGATCGAAGGTCGTCCTGGTTACGATTACCGAAGCACGGTCTGGCCAGCGATGCGACACCAGATTCTTCACGAGAATCACGAGATCTTGAAGGCTCAGCGACACTCTCGCAAAGCCAGCCGACACTACCATGAGTGCGAAGATTACTACATCTCCGGACCGCAAGGTTTTTCCAACTAA
- a CDS encoding sulfatase, with translation MRYFLCFSILLILTFSTVTQADEAKKPNILFISIDDQNDWIGCLGGHPQAQTPHIDRIASRGTVFLNAHCQAPLCNPSRTSLMTGRRPSSTGIYGLSPWFRDVPELADLVTLPQHLHANGYTNYSTGKIYHGGYGRKGKDQEFQVLGPPASVGARPKQKLVDTPAAHPLVDWGVFPHKDEDKGDYQVASWAVKTLNEKPKEPFCLSVGFFLPHVPCYATQEWFDLYPEDELKVPEIIADDRADTPRFSWYLHWKLPEPRLKFLKDADQWKNLTRSYLACTSFVDAQIGRVMAALEENGYADNTVIVLWSDHGWHIGEKEITGKNTLWDDGTRVPLIFAGPGVTEGQRCTQPAELLDIYPTLSDLAGLQQPDGLEGHSLTPQLNDAGTKREFPAITTHNHDNHGIRTENWRFIQYADGSQELYDMRSDPNEWTNLASDKQYAAVIEDLSKFLPATSKMPAPGSQHRVLTYTDGIAIWEGEKIEKDAPIPEID, from the coding sequence ATGCGTTACTTTCTCTGCTTTAGTATTCTTTTGATCCTTACTTTCTCGACCGTAACCCAGGCAGATGAAGCCAAGAAGCCCAACATCCTGTTCATCTCGATCGACGATCAGAACGACTGGATTGGCTGCCTGGGTGGACATCCCCAGGCCCAAACACCGCATATCGATCGCATCGCGTCACGCGGTACTGTGTTTCTGAATGCTCATTGCCAGGCCCCTCTATGTAATCCCTCGCGTACGAGCTTAATGACCGGCCGTCGCCCTTCGTCGACGGGCATCTATGGACTTTCTCCTTGGTTTCGAGACGTACCAGAATTAGCGGACCTGGTCACACTACCGCAGCATCTTCATGCCAATGGATACACCAACTATTCGACCGGAAAGATTTATCACGGCGGGTATGGCCGCAAAGGGAAAGACCAGGAATTCCAAGTCCTCGGTCCACCGGCCTCGGTAGGAGCAAGACCCAAACAGAAACTAGTAGACACACCCGCTGCCCATCCACTAGTCGACTGGGGCGTTTTCCCACACAAGGATGAAGACAAAGGAGACTATCAGGTAGCGTCTTGGGCAGTCAAAACGCTGAATGAGAAACCCAAAGAGCCGTTTTGCTTGTCGGTCGGTTTCTTCCTGCCTCACGTCCCGTGCTATGCGACCCAAGAGTGGTTTGATCTTTATCCCGAAGACGAGCTAAAAGTGCCTGAGATCATCGCTGACGACCGCGCGGATACGCCACGTTTTAGCTGGTACTTGCACTGGAAGCTGCCGGAACCTCGATTGAAGTTCCTAAAAGACGCTGATCAGTGGAAGAACTTGACACGCAGCTACCTCGCATGCACAAGCTTTGTCGATGCCCAGATCGGCCGCGTGATGGCAGCGCTCGAAGAAAACGGATACGCCGACAACACCGTTATCGTTCTGTGGTCGGACCATGGTTGGCACATCGGCGAGAAAGAGATCACGGGCAAGAATACCTTGTGGGATGACGGTACCCGCGTGCCCCTTATTTTCGCTGGTCCTGGAGTTACCGAAGGCCAGCGTTGCACCCAGCCTGCCGAGTTGCTTGACATTTACCCAACGCTGAGCGACCTGGCCGGTTTGCAACAGCCTGACGGCCTGGAAGGACATTCGCTCACGCCCCAATTAAACGATGCCGGCACGAAGCGTGAATTCCCTGCCATCACAACCCACAATCATGATAACCATGGGATCCGCACTGAGAATTGGCGGTTCATCCAGTACGCCGATGGCTCGCAGGAACTGTACGACATGCGATCCGATCCCAACGAATGGACCAACCTGGCCAGCGACAAGCAGTACGCGGCAGTCATCGAAGATCTCAGCAAATTCCTGCCGGCGACAAGTAAGATGCCAGCTCCCGGTAGCCAGCATCGTGTGTTGACCTACACCGATGGAATCGCTATTTGGGAAGGGGAAAAGATCGAAAAGGATGCCCCGATTCCAGAAATCGACTAG